The following coding sequences are from one Ornithodoros turicata isolate Travis chromosome 1, ASM3712646v1, whole genome shotgun sequence window:
- the LOC135373213 gene encoding tigger transposable element-derived protein 6-like: protein MSRKRKALSLDMKMEMLRAVDGGMRKKDVAEKYGIPANSLSTILKARENIENSFYEQAMCGSRKKLRKCSFPDVEEALLAWFKDLRARNLPVSGALLQKKAMDLAFLLGHKEEDFSASSGWLHRFKARHEITCHVASGESSAVDRDSCEKWMEKVAPLLQEYDEKDIYNADETGLFFKLLPERSLAVKGETCHGGKRSKDRLTVLCAANMDGSDKRKLVVIGKSKNPRCFKGIQRLPVEYYANKKAWVTSQLFEQWVIAFDRDMQRQRRQVLLLLDNCAAHKIATQLRAVRLLFLPPNATSLLQPLDQGIIWSLKSLYRKRLVSRLVFDMDQKRVPTAITVRTAIEMLYGAWNDVTAATVKNCFVKAGFARDLPTTQEEANLEQPEMDAWRRLHVEDVTFDDFVSADDAVMVAPELTDDDIVAGVGTNGVDTGSDDDGGDDDDGAHESLQPPHVRSEEALNMVHALKDFVLAHPTASSEAVCEAYRCADRIGEFILAHSSATKQQKITDFFAV from the coding sequence ATGTCAAGAAAGCGGAAGGCTTTGTCCTTGGACATGAAGATGGAGATGCTTCGAGCCGTGGACGGCGGCATGCGGAAGAAGGACGTCGCGGAGAAATACGGCATCCCTGCGAACAGCCTCTCGACAATTCTAAAGGCGCGGGAGAACATCGAAAACAGCTTCTACGAGCAAGCAATGTGTGGCAGTCGCAAGAAGTTACGGAAGTGCTCGTTTCCGGACGTTGAAGAGGCGCTGCTTGCTTGGTTCAAGGATTTGAGAGCAAGGAATCTGCCTGTCTCAGGTGCCCTCCTGCAAAAAAAGGCGATGGACTTGGCTTTTCTGCTTGGCCACAAGGAAGAGGACTTCAGTGCAAGCAGTGGGTGGTTGCACAGGTTCAAGGCGCGCCATGAAATTACGTGTCATGTGGCGTCTGGTGAGTCATCTGCGGTTGACCGGGACAGTTGTGAAAAGTGGATGGAAAAGGTTGCACCCTTACTGCAAGAATACGACGAGAAGGACATATACAACGCTGATGAGACTGGACTGTTTTTTAAGCTGCTTCCGGAGCGATCGCTAGCTGTGAAAGGTGAGACTTGTCACGGCGGAAAAAGAAGCAAGGACCGTTTGACAGTGTTGTGTGCGGCCAACATGGATGGCTCTGACAAACGGAAGTTGGTCGTCATCGGCAAGTCAAAGAACCCACGCTGTTTTAAGGGGATCCAGCGGCTACCAGTCGAGTACTACGCCAACAAGAAAGCGTGGGTCACGTCACAGCTCTTTGAGCAGTGGGTGATCGCGTTTGACCGCGACATGCAGAGGCAACGCAGGCAAGTGCTATTGCTCTTGGACAACTGCGCAGCCCACAAAATTGCAACGCAGTTACGGGCTGTTCGGCTGCTCTTCCTTCCACCAAACGCGACGTCGCTGCTGCAGCCTCTCGACCAGGGTATAATTTGGTCCTTAAAGAGCTTGTACAGGAAACGTCTCGTCTCCAGGCTCGTGTTCGACATGGACCAGAAGAGGGTTCCAACAGCCATAACAGTGAGAACAGCGATAGAGATGCTATACGGAGCCTGGAACGATGTCACCGCGGCCACAGTCAAGAACTGCTTTGTAAAGGCTGGTTTCGCCCGTGACCTTCCAACGACACAGGAAGAAGCAAACCTGGAGCAGCCCGAGATGGACGCTTGGAGACGCCTTCACGTCGAGGACGTTACGTTCGACGATTTCGTGTCGGCTGACGACGCAGTCATGGTGGCGCCGGAACTGACCGACGACGATATCGTTGCCGGCGTTGGCACCAACGGTGTTGATACTGGCAGCGACGACGACGGCGGAGATGACGACGACGGTGCCCACGAAAGCCTGCAACCACCTCACGTGAGAAGCGAAGAAGCGCTAAATATGGTGCACGCGCTGAAGGACTTCGTATTGGCGCACCCGACAGCGTCGTCGGAAGCCGTTTGCGAAGCTTACCGCTGTGCCGACAGGATTGGGGAGTTTATTCTCGCACATTCGAGTGCCACGAAGCAGCAGAAAATAACCGACTTTTTCGCTGTTTGA